A stretch of the Nicotiana tabacum cultivar K326 chromosome 6, ASM71507v2, whole genome shotgun sequence genome encodes the following:
- the LOC107809014 gene encoding pyrophosphate-energized vacuolar membrane proton pump-like (The RefSeq protein has 1 substitution, 2 frameshifts compared to this genomic sequence) codes for MGSALLPDLGTQIVIPVCAVIGIVFSSFQWYLVSRVKVSSEHGATSPSSNKNNKNGYGDCLIEEEEGINDHNVVAKCADIQNAISEGATSFLFTEYQYVGIFMIAFAILIFLFLGSVEGFSTSSQPCTYNKEKRCKPALATAIFSTVSFLLGAITSVISGFLGMKIATYANARTTLEARKGVGKACLVQVMGFLLAANGLLVLYIAINLFKLYYGDDWEGLFEAITGYGLGGSSMALFGRVGGGIYTKAADVGADLVGKVERNIPEDDPRNPAVIADNVGDNVGDIAGMGSDLFGSYAESSCAALVVASISSFGIDHDFTAMCYPLLISSMGILVCLITTLFATDFFEIKAVKEIEPALKNQLIISTAIMTVGIAIVTWTCLPSSFTIFNFGTQKVVKNWQLFLCVAVGLWAGLIIGFVTEYYTSNAYSPVQDVADSCSTGAATNVIFGLALGYKSVIIPIFAIAIAIFVSFTFAAMYGIAVAALGMLSTIATGLAIDAYGPISDNAGGIAEMAGMSHRIRERTDALDAAGNTTAAIGKGFAIGSAALVSLALFGAFVSRAGISTVDVLTPQVFIGLIVGAMLPYWFSAMTMKSVGSAALKMVEEVRRQFNTIPGLMEGLAKPDYATCVKISTDASIKEMIPPGALVMLTPLIVGIFFGVETLSGVLAGALVSGVQIAISASNTGGAWDNAKKYIEAGASEHARTLGPKGSEPHKAAVIGDTIGDPLKDTSGPSLNILIKLMAVESLVFAPFFATHGGILFKIF; via the exons ATGGGATCGGCGTTGTTACCAGATCTTGGAACGCAAATAGTTATTCCAGTTTGCGCCGTCATTGGAATCGTGTTCTCTTCATTCCAATGGTACCTTGTCTCGCGCGTGAAAGTCTCGTCGGAACATGGAGCCACTTCTCCGAGCAGCAACAAAAACAACAAGAATGGATACGGTGACTGtttgattgaagaagaagaaggaatcaaTGACCACAACGTTGTTGCTAAGTGCGCCGACATACAGAATGCCATATCTGAAG GGGCAACATCATTCCTTTTCACTGAATATCAGTATGTGGGTATCTTCATGATTGCTTTTGCAATCCTGATCTTCCTTTTCCTGGGATCCGTTGAAGGCTTCAGCACTAGTAGCCAGCCATGTACTTACAACAAGGAGAAGAGGTGCAAGCCAGCCCTTGCAACTGCCATCTTCAGCACTGTATCCTTCTTGCTTGGTGCTATCACTTCCGTTATTTCTGGTTTCCTTGGGATGAAAATTGCAACATATGCGAATGCAAGAACAACTTTGGAAGCAAGAAAAGGTGTTGGGAAAGCTTTTATTGTAGCATTCA GTCTGGTGC TGATGGGTTTTCTCCTTGCTGCCAATGGCCTTCTGGTTCTTTACATTGCAATTAATCTCTTCAAGCTATACTATGGTGATGACTGGGAGGGTCTTTTTGAGGCAATTACTGGCTATGGGCTTGGCGGATCCTCAATGGCCCTTTTTGGTAGGGTTGGTGGTGGTATTTACACCAAAGCTGCTGATGTTGGTGCTGATCTTGTTGGTAAGGTTGAAAGGAACATTCCAGAAGATGATCCTAGAAATCCTGCT GTGATCGCTGACAATGTTGGGGATAACGTTGGGGACATTGCTGGAATGGGATCTGATCTTTTTGGTTCATATGCTGAATCATCTTGTGCTGCTCTTGTGGTGGCTTCCATCTCGTCTTTTGGAATTGATCATGATTTCACTGCAATGTGTTATCCCTTGCTTATAAGCTCTATGGGAATCcttgtttgtttgataaccaCCCTTTTTGCTACCGACTTTTTTGAAATTAAGGCTGTCAAGGAAATTGAACCAGCATTGAAGAACCAGCTTATTATCTCAACTGCTATCATGACAGTTGGAATTGCAATTGTTACATGGACTTGCCTCCCATCTTCCTTCACCATCTTTAATTTTGGCACTCAGAAGGTTGTTAAGAACTG GCAACTCTTTTTATGTGTGGCTGTTGGTCTTTGGGCTGGACTTATAATTGGATTTGTCACTGAGTACTACACTAGCAATGCTTACAG CCCCGTCCAAGATGTAGCCGACTCCTGCAGGACTGGAGCCGCAACGAATGTTATTTTTGGCCTAGCTCTTGGATACAAATCTGTCATCATTCCTATCTTTGCCATTGCGATAGCTATCTTTGTCAGTTTTACTTTTGCTGCCATGTACGGTATTGCAGTTGCTGCTCTTGGAATGCTGAGCACCATTGCAACTGGACTGGCCATTGATGCATATGGACCTATCAGTGATAATGCTGGTGGCATTGCTGAGATGGCTGGCATGAGCCACCGGATCCGTGAAAGAACTGATGCCCTTGATGCAGCTGGAAACACCACTGCTGCAATTGGAAAG GGCTTCGCCATTGGATCCGCTGCACTTGTGTCCCTGGCTCTCTTTGGTGCTTTTGTGAGTCGGGCTGGAATTTCAACAGTTGATGTCTTGACCCCTCAGGTGTTTATTGGTTTGATTGTTGGAGCCATGCTTCCCTACTGGTTCTCTGCCATGACCATGAAGAGTGTGGGTAGTGCTGCTCTGAAGATGGTTGAGGAAGTTCGCAGACAGTTTAACACCATTCCTGGTCTCATGGAAGGTCTTGCCAAGCCTGATTATGCCACTTGTGTTAAGATCTCAACTGATGCGTCTATCAAGGAAATGATTCCACCTGGTGCCCTAGTCATGCTTACTCCCCTCATAGTTGGTATTTTCTTTGGAGTGGAGACACTTTCTGGTGTCCTTGCTGGTGCTTTGGTTTCAGGTGTACAG ATAGCAATATCTGCATCAAATACTGGAGGTGCATGGGACAATGCCAAGAAGTATATTGAG GCTGGTGCTTCAGAGCATGCAAGGACTCTTGGCCCAAAGGGTTCCGAACCTCACAAGGCTGCTGTTATTGGTGACACAATTGGTGACCCCCTAAAGGACACTTCAGGCCCATCACTCAACATTTTGATCAAGCTTATGGCAGTTGAGTCGCTCGTATTTGCTCCATTCTTTGCCACTCATGGTGGTATACTTTTCAAGATCTTTTAG